The Terriglobus roseus region AGGCCGCCTGGTGAACCTGGGTTGCGCAACGGGTCATCCTTCGTTCGTGATGAGCAACAGCTTCAGCAACCAGACGCTGGCGCAGCTTGATCTGTGGAAGAACAAGGACACCTACGAGGTGGGTGTGTATGTACTGCCGAAGCAGTTGGACGAGGAAGTCGCTCGGCTGCATTTGGAGAAGATTGGCGTGAAGCTGACGACACTCTCGCAGAAGCAGGCTGACTACATTGGCGTGAAGGTAGAAGGTCCTTATAAGGCCGAGACTTACCGCTACTAGCTGTTTGTTGTTCGTGGAAGGGCGCGGCTTCGGCTGCGCCCTTTTTCGTGCCATGAATATGGCGCATTCAGGCATAGGTAGGCATGGCCACACGCAGGACTCCCTGTCAGACAGGGCGGCATCCTAGCCTGCGATGAGGTGAACTGCTATGCGCCTAAGCATTGCGTTGTTCGTTTCGAGTTTTCTTGTGGCCGGGGCCGGCATGGCTCAGACGACGATGACTCCGCCCGCCGCCGCAACCCCCGGTCAGCCGGTCGCACCTGTGGGGCCGCCCAGCGTGAACAACCCTCCGAAGCCAGGTGCGCCCGCGTTGCCAACGGCGCCCGGAACCTTACCGGAGCAACCCGCGCCGGGAGGCGTAGCGCCGACTCCGTCGCCGTCCACGCCTTCTACCGCTCCGGGCAGGTCACCCACGCCCAGCCTGTCACCGACTCCGGGAATGTCGCCCGCGCCGATGACGCCGCCCTCTGGTGCATCCGTCAACGGAACGACGCAGACTACGCCGTCTGGCAGTTCCACCCAGACGCGTGGCAGTGGTCGAACTGGCCGAACGGGTGCCAATTCCTCGACATCCACCACAACGACGACACCGTCCACAACCATTCCCAGCTCGCAGCCCGGTGCACCGGGATCGAACGTGGCTCCTCACTAGAGAGGCGCTTTCCTAATCACGCAGGAGGTAAACCCAAATGAAGCACACCACGATGACTACCGCGCTGCTGGCGCTTTCCCTGACATTTGCAGGCAGTCTGGCAGCACAACAGACCAATGAGCAGGCACGACAGGACGCAGCGGCGCAGGCAAATATGGATCAGCATGCGTCGAAGCAGCAGAAGAAGGCAGCTAAGGCCCAGGAAAAGGCCGATCAGAAGCGCGAGAAGGCGCTGAATACCGACGCATCCAAGGATGCAGCCAAGGCCCAGGACAAGGCGGATAGCCAGGCAGTGAAGGCTGGCGAAACTCCGCGATAAATCGGTTTCTTCAATAGAAAAGGCCCACCCGAATTGTCCGGGTGGGCCTTATTTTTGTGACTTTGATTACTTGTGAGCGGCGGCCTTGGTGGCAACCGGTGCGCCCTGTGTCTGGCGGAGTGCGCCTTCCACCATGGCGAAGACGCGGTTGGGATCGTTCGATCCGCTTTCACTACCGGAGACGATCTGCCACTTGTTCGCGGTGGCCACCACAATCGTGGGGGTGCGGGTGACGTTCAGCTTCAGGCCCAGGTTGTAGTCGGCCTGCACTTCTGCGGCGAACTTGGGATCCATGGAGAAGGGCATGGCCTGGCCGTGCTGCTGCATCCAGCGGCGGGTGAAGTTCTGGAGATCATCCTTGCTGTTCAGCGCGGGCTGCTGGACGAAGACGTCGTCGCGGTACTTGTTGGCCATGTCAGGGCTGACACGGTCCTGCAGGTAGCGGGCGAAGATGGCCGCGTCTTTGCTCCAGACGTGCATCTGGAGGGGGAAGTCATACCGGATCAGCGGTACATGGTATTGGGCCGCAGCGCGCTCCATGATGGGATTGGCGTTCCGGCAGGCGGGGCATTCGAGGTCGAAGAATTCAATAATCGCCACCTTGTGACCGGCGGGCGGCTTCAGCATGGAGGTATCGCGGAAGGTGGAAGGATCGGGTGTTCCGGCGAACTGTGCGTGGGCGGCGGGTACTGCGGCAAGGCCGATGGCAAACAAAGAAGCGGCCACGGTGCGGCGAATCGACATGGGTTTCGGGTCTCCCGGCGCGGGCTCACAGGCCACACATGCGCCATGTTCTGCATTCTATGACGTATCGCCCGGCGGAAAGTCGCTGAAGAGCAAGGTGGCGCACGATAAACTTTCCGCAACCGTCAGGCCCTTCCGGGAATCGAATGAAATGTCTGCCCCTTCCGGGGCCCTGAGTCAGAAAGCCTTGAGCGAAAGCGTTTATACAAAAAGATTGCCGATGTGGGCCGCCGTGGTGCTGGCGGCGCCGATGGTTGCCTCTGCGCAAACCCAGCCGGTTCCGCCTGTACAGGAACCCGCCATCCAGACTGCGCCCGCGCCGCAAAAGCAACCACCTGTTGCGGATGCGCTGAATCTTCCAGAAGCTCCCGCACCGCAGGCTGTGTCGCAGCCGGTGCAGGCAGCCTTGGCCGCAGCCAAGCCTCAGGATTTAGGTCATGGTGTGACGACGCCGGTCTCCACGGGACAGCCCCTGGCGCTCTCGCTGGACGATGCCGTGCGTATCGCGCTGGAACATAACCTGACGATTTCGGTCGATTTGCAGAATCAGCGACAGATCAGCGGATTGCAGAAGACGGCGTTCAGCGCTCTGATTCCGACGATGACTGCCGTGGGTAAGACCAATACCCAGGAAGTGAATCTGGCGGCGATGGGCTTTAAGCCGTCGTCCGTGGCCGCGTTGCTGCCCCCGGGAACGACCTTCAACACGATTGTGAAGTTTGACACCACCGGCGCCCAGTTGAATGTTTCTCAGCAGTTGTTCAACCTGCCCGCGTATGAGGTGTACAAGGCTTCGAAGTCTGTAGCCGATGTGGCGAAGTGGCAACTTTATCTTGATCGCGGCGACGTGGTGAACAAGGTAGCCGCGCAGTACATCCAGGTCCTGTCGGACATGGCTTCCATTGAGAATTCGAAGTCTCAGGTGGCCAGCGATCTTGAGTTGGAACGACAGTCGCAGGCACGCAAGGACACAGGAACGGGCACGAACCTGGATCTACTGCGCGCACGTGTGGAGCGACAGACGCGCCAGCAGGAATTGATCGCCAACACGGCTCAGTTTGAGAAGGACAAGGTGCAGTTGAACCGGCTCATGGGGCTGGCGGCGGATCAGCCGTTGCAGTTGACCGATGCGGTTCCGTACCACGAGCTGGAAGCTTTGCCGCTGGAAACAGCGAATCAGGTGGCGTTGAAGCGTCGTAAGGATCTGCTGGCTCTGCAGGCGCAGATGAAGACTGCTGAATTGCAGCGCAAGGCTGTGAAGTATGAACGCCTGCCTGCGGTGACGCTTGGCGGTTTCTATGGTGTCCTGGGGCAGACGCGTGGCTTGTATCACGGTGTGTTCTCGGCGCAGGGCGGTATCAACTTCCCCATCTTCGAAGAGGCACGTATTCGTGGCGACCGCGAAGTGGCCGATGCACGGCTGGTGCATCTGCGCAAGGAAGTGGATAGCCTGAAGGCCTACATTGAGGCGCAAATTCGTTCGGCGATGCTGGATGTGAATACTTCCGACGAGCTGGTGAAGGATGCCACGAGTAATGTGGATCTGGCGGCCGAGGCGCTGGACGAGACGCGGCAGCGTTATCGTGCAGGCATCGACGACAACCTGCCAGTCGTTCGTGCGCAGGCGACGTTGGCGAATGCGCAGGCACAGCTTGTAAGTGCGCTGTATCAGTTCAATACGGCTAAATTGCAACTTGCGCGTAACACTGGCGTGGTGGAGTCGCAGTACGACACTTACCTGGGCGACTAAAGTTTCTGTAGTCTGCTAACGGCAGACGCAATGGGTGCGTCCTTGCTATGTCACCATAGAAGACAGGGATGCCCGACTCCGCCTATTCCAGTGAAGTGCACCACGGCAAACGCCCGTTAGATTCTGAAGGTAAGGAAGGCGCGGCGTTTTCGTCGCGTAACTTTCGTCGCTATCAGCTTGCGCGCATGCTGGCCATTATGGGTGCCGAGGCGCAGTCCGTCGCCGTTGCGTGGCAGATTTACCAACTGACACATAATGCGTTTCTACTGGGCTGCACTGGCCTGGCGCTGTTTCTGCCTGGCATCTTCTTTGTGTTGCCGGCGGGGCATGCCGCGGACCGTTACGATCGCCAACGCATTATTGTTCTCTGCTACGCGATGCAGGCCATATGTACAGCGATCTTGTTGTACATGTCGCTGGTGGGCGTGCGGCATGTGCTGTACATCTACGTGATGCTGTTCTTCATTGGTGCGGGGCGCGCATTCAGCGGGCCAGCATCATCGGCCATTCAGCCGCAGCTTGTACCCAAGGGCGCGTTTGTGAACGCGATGACCTGGGGCTCGGCGATCTTTCAGATTGCGAACATCAGCGGACCTGCCATTGGCGGATTGCTCTTCACCATTCAGTTTTCCGGTTCGATGGCCCAGTGGACGGGTGCGCCCATTGTGTATGCGTTGACCATGTGCACCATGCTGACGTTTGTGGTGCTGGTGAGCACGCTGCGGCCGCGCAAGGAGCAATCGGAGAGCCGTGCCATGTCATTGCAGACGATGATGGAAGGCGCTCGCTACGTCCGAAACGCAAAGCTGCTGTTGGGATCGATCTCGCTGGATATGTTCGCGGTGCTGTTGGGCGGTGCTGTGTCACTGATGCCCATCTTTGCGCAGGACATTCTTCATGCCGGACCGCGTGGACTGGGCATTCTGCGTGCCGCACCCGCGCTAGGCGCGTTGTGCACTTCGATTACGTTGTCGCTGCGACCCATTCGGCACAGCGCGGGTAAGTTGATGCTGGTGGCGGTGGGTGTCTTTGGTGTGGCGACGGTGGTGTTCGGGCTGTCCAAGTCACTGCCACTATCGTTGGCGGCCCTGTTTGTGCTGGGCGCCAGTGACAACATCTCGGTCATCGTGCGGCAGACGATCTTGCAGCTTGGCACGCCGCCTGCGATGCGTGGTCGCGTGTCGGCCATCAACTGGCTGTTCCTGGGCGCTTCCAATGAGTTTGGTGAGTTTGAAAGCGGCTTAACGGCACAGTGGTTCGGCGCGGTGCGTGCTGTGGTGTTCGGCGGTATTGGGTCGGTCATGGTGACGGTGTTGTGGAGCATCTTCTTTCCCAAACTGCGGAATGTGAATTCGCTGAATGCGGAAGAGTTGTTGAAGGCGAATGCTGCCTATGCAAACAGCGAGCCTGTCGATTAGAGAGCAGCTTTCTGTTGCCCTTGGTGAATGTGGTCTGCAGTCTGAGTTAATCTGCTTGCGATATGGGCATGTTCGATACTCCAGCTACCAGTGGTTCCGGGAACGATGTTCCTGAGAGCAAAGGGCCTTCCATTAAGAAACTGATTTTGTGGTTCACGCTGCTGTTGGTGGTGGTGGCTGCGGTGCGTGTGTTTCTGATCTGGCGCACGCGGCATGAGGCTGCGAAGCCTGTCGCAGCTGTGGAAGAAAGCTACACCGCGGATGAGATGGTGTTGCCGCGTAAGCTGCATCAGACCGATCTGAAGGATGCGCGTGAGTTGAATGGAAAGCGTATCTGGGTCTATGCAGCCGGGCAGTTGAATGCGTATCCTGCGACGGCAGCGCACATGGACTATGCGCATCCCGGGCCGCTGTTGCTGGGTGCGGAGCCGCTGGAAGTAGTGAATTTCATTGAGCAGAAGGCGCCTGCGTCGGTGTATAGCCGTGTTCCCAAGGGCGATGCGCAGGTGATCATGCTGTTCCATCGCAAGGACGATCCTGCGAAGTTGTGGGGCGTGCCGGTGGGCGATCGTGAGGGCAAGTTTTATAACTTCTTCCTCGATGAATGTTTCTTCTACGACGATCCGCACGAGTTGTACAAGCACTGGAAGCCTGAGGTGTGGAAGGCCGTGGACGAGCATCGCGTGGAGAAGGGTATGAACGAGTTGCAGACCGATCTTGCGCTGGGGCAGGTGAGCAAGCCGGGGCCCGGGCAGGTGGGCGATCGCACTGTGTTGTTCGACAACGACGGCAAGCCGGTCTCAGTGACGTTTGTGAAGAACAAGGCCGTCAGCATTAACTAACGGCTGTGAATCGATAAGAAAGGGCAGGCATTGCGCCTGCCCTTTCGCTTTTAGCCGAGGAGGATGGCTTCTCGGATAAAGCGGCCAACTTCAGCGATCATGGCTCCGCGCTTTGTCTCTGGGCCGGGGCATTGCGTGATGTAGCAGGTGACGATGACGGGCGGCCGATGGATGGGCCACAAGATGGCGATGTCGTTTGTTGTGTGTTCGCCGTTGGAGCCGGTTTTGTCTGCGGCGCGCCAGCCTTCCGGCATGTCTTTGCGCAGGCGCTCGAGGCCGGTAAGGCTGTTCTCCATCCACTCGGTTATCTGGCGGCGCGATGCAGGCTTGAGGGTATTGCCTAACAGGATGCGTTGCAGATTCTTCGCCATGGCAACGGGGGTGGTGGTGTCGCGCGGGTCGCGGTCGATGCTGGAATTCAGGTCCGGCTCATTGCGGTCGAGGCGTGTGAATTCATCGCCGATGGAGCGTGTGAATGCCGTGATGGCCGGAGGGCCTCCAATGGCGTCCAGGAGGACGTTGGCGGCGGTGTTGTCGCTCTGGTTGAGGATGGCATTGCAGAGGGCAGCGACCGACATGGTTGCGCCTGCATGCGGTTCTGTTAGAGGCGAGTGGCCGATGAGTGGCTTGTTCGGGATGGGAAGCGACTGATCGAGAGACTGCTTGCCGTCGTCCACGAGTTTGAGAACCGCGGCTGCCAGCAGAAATTTGAAGGTGGAGCACATGGGGAAGCGCTGGTCCTCGCGGTTACCCGCGAATTTTCCATTGCCGGTGTCCAACGCATAGACGCCGATGCGGCCACCGCTGGCTCTTTCCAGCGCAGCCACCTGTTGCGGCAGGCGCTGGAAGATGTTTCGCTTCTCGTCCGCATGGGCTTGTGGAAGAGCCAAAGAGAATGCGGTAAGGGCGGACGTGGAGAGAAAGCTGCGCCGGGTGAGCATGTATTCATTCATGCGGAATCGTGGATGTGGAAACAAGTCCATTTACGATTGCTTGCACCTCGTTGGTCAAGGGCGCATCCTTTAGGGGTGCACCGGGTTTGTTGCATGCAGAGGAGATAAAGCTGGTTCCGACAGACTCAGAGGATATTGACCAGACCACGCGACGTACGAATCGCGCCGCGGAGGCCGTATTGCAACGCGCGCGTTCGGCGCATCGTCATGCCATGGAGGTGGGCGCGGACCTGGGCAATGAGGGGTTGCGTTTCACCGACAAGGTGCGTTTGGCCTACTGGAATGCCTTTCAGCATGACTGCCTGAACACGGCTAAAGCGACGGCGTATTCGGCCATCTTTGCCATCTTTCCCATGATTGCGGTTGTAGCCGCGTTGATTGCGCTGGTGCCTTACACGGGGCCGCTGCGGTCGCAGATTGAAGTGTTTGCTGTCCGCGTTTTGCCGGACAGTGTGTGGCCGCTGTTTTCGGGTTTCTTCAACACCACGCACAGCAAGCCGCAATCGACGACGGTGCTTCTTGCGGCCATCTTTGTGAGTGTCGGCGGTGCGGCGGGTGTGTTGGCAACGCTGATGGAAGGGTTTCGCCGCGCTTACGGCCTGACGGAGAACTGCTGGGGCGGGGGATGGCGCGGACAGTTGCGTCGGCAGTTGCAGTCGTACCTGATGGTGCCGATTGCTGCGTTGCCTATGGCGGTGGCCAGCCTGCTGGTGATCTTCGGTCACTACGGCTTGCTGGCTCTGATGCGGTACTCGCCTACTGGTTGGGATTCGGGGCTGTACTGGACCGCGAATGCTGTTCGCTGGGTAGCGTCGCTGAGCGCGACGGCTGCCGTGCTGGCGGTGATTTATCGCTTTGGGATCCCGGTGCGTCCAAGCTGGCGCGAGGTGATGCCGGGAGCAGCTTTTGCAACGGCAACGTGGTTTGTCTCAACCTTGGCATTCGGCTTTTATGTCACGCGATACACGCACTATTCGAAGGTGTATGGATCGCTGGGAACGGGCGTGGTGTTGCTGGTATGGCTCTTTCTGACGTCGCTAACGGTGCTGTGCGGGGCCGAGCTGAATGCGGAGCTTGCACGCGATGCCGGGCCGACTGTCTTTGATATTTGAGTTAGTGTGTGAATTTTTCATGAGTGCGGATATCAGTCCGGAGTGAGCGATATTCGCCCGAGTTTGCCGGAATCCGTATAGTTACCGATAATGCGAGAGGCCCCATGCACAGATTGTTTCCCTTCTTCGAGGGGAAAAATTAAGCTGTGCCGACGGGAATTTTCATACGTCCGGTCTGGAGAACGATGAGCGAAGGTAATTTTCTGCTGGGCGGCCTGGGCCGCAGCGCCAAGATTGTAGGAACGCTGGGACCGGCGTCGTCTTCGCCGGAGGTCTTTCGGCAGTTGGTGCGCGCGGGTCTGGATGTGGCGCGTTTGAACTTTTCGCATGGCTCGCATGAACAGAAGGCGGAACTGATCCGCATGGTGCGCGAGGTCAGTGAGAGCGAAGGCAAGCCGATCTGCCTGCTCGCCGATCTGCAGGGCCCGAAGATCCGTACGGGCAAGCTCGTCGACGGCAAGCCGGTGCTGCTGGAAGCTGGCAAACAGCTCATCATTACGCCGCACGAGATGAAGGGAACCGTCGAGAAGGTGAGCACCGTGTTCCCGACGCTGGCGGAGAACCTGGGACCGGGCGATACGATTCTGCTATCCGACGGTTTGATTGAGCTGAAGGTCGCGCGCGTCGATGGTCTGGACGTGGTGTGCGACATCGTCAACGGCGGCTACCTGGGCGAGAACAAGGGCATCAACCTGCCGGGTATCCCGGTGAAGGTTCCCGCGCTGACTGAGAAGGACGAGGAAGATCTCGAGTTCATCGCGAAGCAGGGCGTGCATGCGCTGGCACTGTCGTTTGTGCGCACGGCGGAGGACATTCGTTACACGCGCCGTCGCATGAAGGAACTGAACTTCGACGCATGGATTGTGGCGAAGCTGGAAAAGCCGCAGGCGATTGAAAACCTGGAAGAGATTCTGGAAGAGACCGATGCGCTGATGGTTGCGCGTGGTGACCTGGGCGTGGAAGTGCCGCCGGAGAAGGTGCCTGCAATTCAGAAGCACATCATTCGTCGCGCGCTGGCGTATCGCAAGCCCGTGATCACGGCGACGCAGATGCTGGAAAGCATGATCGACAATCCGCGTCCCACGCGTGCAGAAGCCAGCGACGTGGCCAATGCCGTGTATGACGGCACGGATGCCGTGATGCTTTCGGCAGAGTCGGCAGCGGGCAAGTATCCGGTGCAGGCCGTGGCCATGATGGCGAAGATCATTGTGGAGACGGAAGCGCAGATGACGCTGGATCCCACGACGGCTCCGCAGCTTCCGATGCACGCCAAGGGCGCGAAGCTCAGCGTTGCAGAGACCATCTGCGAGAGCATGGCGCATTCGGCTGAAGATCTGGATCTGAAGGCAATTGCCGTGTTTACGGAGTCGGGAACGTCAGCGCGTTTGCTGTCGAAGTACCGTCCCAACGTACAGATTTATGCGCTGTCGACAGAGCTGGATGTTATCGGCAAGTGCATGATGCTGTGGGGCGTGTACCCGCTGCGCGTGGACCGTTTCGGCGGCGGCGATCTGCAGATTGAGATGGCTGAGCAGAAGCTGCGTGAACTGGGTCTGGCAAAGCCGCGCGAGGTGCTGGGCATTGTAGGTGGAACGGCCAGCCGCATCGGTGGAACTAACTTCATGAAGCTGCATGAGATTCCGGACGCGTAGGCGACAGATGTCGATCCATGTTTCGATCCGAAGCGGAGCCTACGGGCTCCGCTTCGTTTGTTTTGCTGCTGTGTTGCTTGTATGCGGTGCGACGTACGGCCGTGCTCAGACAGCGTTTGATGTTGCGTCGGTTCGGCTAAACACTGGCGAGGGAAGATCACTGCTGGAGGCGACGCCGGGCCGGTTTGCGGCGACGAACATCTCTGTGCAACGGCTCTTACTGATTGCATACAGCAGCCAGGATTTTCAGATGGCCGATGCGCCGTCGTGGACGGCTTCGGAACATTACGACGTGACCGCAAAGGCGAGTGGCGACACAACCGTGAATCAGATGGAAGGGCCGATGCTTCAGGCTCTGCTGCAGGAGCGCTTTGGATTGAAGGCGCATCGAGAGATGAGAGTCCTGCCGCGTTACGAGTTGAAAGTTGCAGAAGGAACATCCAAGCTTCGTCGCTCTGTTGAGGGAAGCTGCAAGCCATACGTGAAAGACGCGCAGCCGGATATGGCTTCCAATGGGAAGCCTGCGGTGCCCTTTTGCGGCTTGCACAGGACTGAGGAAGGCCCGAACCGCAGGTTGGAAGGTAAGGGAGTCACCATCGCGGATTTGGCGGCAAGTCTGTCGCATAGCTACAACACAGACCTGAACAGCGTTGTTGTGGACGTGACGGGGCTGTCGGGCGGATTCGACATGAGCTTGCGATGGACGAATGATACGGACGCTCAGCCGGTGACAGGATTATCCGCAGATCCGTCGTTGCCAACCGCTTTGCGTGAACAGCTTGGACTCAAGCTTGAGCGTTCCAAAGGCGAGGTTGAGGTGCTTGTGATCGATCACATCGACCGGCCAGAGGCGAACTAAAGTTCTAACGGCCTATGCGGAGCCGTTTGGCGAGCCTTTCCGGCAGGCCTGCGAGCAGGATGCGGCCCTGCGCCAGATCGATGTCGTACGGAACGCGATGGAAGGTGATGGTCTTTGCGTTGCTGTCGTAGATGGCGTATGCAGCGCGCGGGTCCAGATCGCGCGGCTGGCCAACGGAGCCGGGATTCAACAGGTAGCGGCGGCCTTCGTCCATCGACATTGTCCAACAGCAGGGGCCGGAGCCGCGAAGGTACTTGGGCGTCACGGTGAACCAATGGCCGTCCTGCCAACCGAAGCCGCCCTGGATGTGGGTGTGGCCAAAGAAGGTGACCTGTTGCTGCATGACCTGCAGCGGCTGCCACGCATCGCGAATGTTCAGGATGTAGATGTCTTCATGTACGGGGGAGCCGTGCGCGAGGGAGACATCGGCGTTGTCCGCCTTGATGGGCCCGTGGGGAAGCACCTTGAGCCACTCAATGGATTCCGAGGAAAGATGTTCCCGTGTCCACTCCACGGCTTCGCGTGCGGATGGGTTGAAGGTCTCGGCCGACTCGATGCCACTGGCGACCTTATCGTGATTGCCACGCACATTCTGGGTGGCGCGGCGACTCATCTGGTCGACGACTTCGTTGGGACTGGCGCCGTATCCGACCACGTCCCCAAGGTTCCATAGCGCATCCCATGAGCCTGCGTCTTCCAGCACAGCATTGAGTGCTTCAAGATTGCCGTGGATGTCGGAGAGAACGAGTGCGCGCATCAGGAAACAGGGTCTGCGCGGACGCGCGAACCTATCCATGCTATCGCAATGTTCGATAGGACGCGTCAGAGTGTTGCGAGGGGGCGTGTCCGGTCGGTGTGCATGGTGGGCACGGCGGCCAGCAGGGCACGCGTGTAGTCGTCCTGGGGGGCCCGGAAGAGCTCGGCGGCGGTGTTGGTTTCCAGGATGTGGCCGTGGCGCATTACGGCCACGCGGTCGGCTGTTTGCGCTGTCACGGCCAGGTCGTGCGAGATGAAAAGCATGCTCAGGCCGTGTTGTTCGCGGAGGTCGCGCAACAGGCGAAGGATTTGGGCCTGTACTGTGACGTCGAGCGCGGTTGTGGGCTCGTCTGCAATGAGCAGTCGCGGCTGGTTGACCACGGCCATGGCGATCATGATGCGCTGGCGCTGGCCACCGCTGAACTGGTGCGGGTAATCCTTGCTGCGGCGTGTCGGATCGGGAAGCGCAACGTTGTTCAACGACTCAAGGACGCGATCCTTTACTTCTGCCTTGTTGAGCTTTGGATGATGCACGCGGACGGCTTCGGCGATCTGTTCACCAATGGTCATCGCGGGATTCAGTGCCGTCATGGGCTCCTGAAAGATCATGCTGATGTCGCGTCCACGACGTGCGCGCATCTGCTTCTCTGAAAGCTCCAAAAGATTATGGCCGTCGAAGTGGATGGTGCCGGTCATCGCTGCAGAAGGAGCGAGAAGACGCAGGATCGCAAGCGAGGTGACAGATTTGCCGGAACCGGATTCGCCGACCAGGCCGAGCACTTCGCCTTCGTTAATGGAAAACGAGATGCCATCCACGGCGGTGCTGTTGCCGAAGCGAATGTTCAGGTTTTCAACGGAGAGCAAAGCCATGGCGTTAGTGTAGCGGGACTGGAAGACAATTCGATTGCGTGACGGCTGATGGTGCGTGCTCGGCGACGGTTTGTGTATGGTGGTTGGAACTCATGAGCCATTCACACGCACGCATTCAACCCAAACAGCATTTTGAAATCCTCGATGGTCTGCGCGGCGTCGCGGCCATGATGGTGGTCTTGTTCCACATCTGCGAAACGTGGAACGGCGGCGACCACGCGAAACAGATCATCAACCACGGCTACCTGGCGGTGGATTTCTTCTTCATGCTGTCTGGCTTTGTGATCGCTTATGCGTATGACAGCCGCTGGAATCCTACCAACGGCCAACCAGGCATGACGCTGTGGGACTTCTTCAAGCGCCGCGTCATCCGATTGCAGCCGATGCTCATCATGGGCAATGTTCTTGGTGCGCTGTTGTTCTACTTCAGCGCCAGCCCTAAGATCTTTCCGATTGTCGCAACTACGTCAGTGTCGCGACTTATTCTGATCGCGCTCATCGGATGCACCGTCATTCCTATTCCGATTTCAATGGACATTCGTGGCTGGCAGGAGATGCATCCGCTGGCCGGCACGGCGTGGTCATTGTTCTTTGAGTACATCGCCAACATTGCTTATGCGCTGGGTCTGCGCAAGGTATCCAATCGCGTGCTCATGGTGCTTGCAGTGCTTTCCGCAGCATTGCTTACGCACTATCTTGTGACCACACCGCGCGGCGACATTACGGGCGGTTGGTCGGTGAATGCGATGGAACTCAAGATCGGTTTTCTCCGACTGGCTTTTCCATTTCTCGCGGGCATGCTCCTGCAACGCATGCACAAGCGCATTCATGTGCGGAATGCGTTCCTGTGGTGCAGCCTGCTGCTTGTCGTTACTTTCATCCTGCCGCGCTTCGGCACTACAGCCTCGCTCTGGATGAACGGTTTGTATGAGGCGATGGTCATTATCTTCGTATTCCCGATTGTCGTCGCGATGGGTGCGGGTGAGCAGATCAGCGGACGCACGGCGACGCACCTATGCCGTTTCTCAGGTGCAATTT contains the following coding sequences:
- a CDS encoding TIGR03435 family protein, with product MSIHVSIRSGAYGLRFVCFAAVLLVCGATYGRAQTAFDVASVRLNTGEGRSLLEATPGRFAATNISVQRLLLIAYSSQDFQMADAPSWTASEHYDVTAKASGDTTVNQMEGPMLQALLQERFGLKAHREMRVLPRYELKVAEGTSKLRRSVEGSCKPYVKDAQPDMASNGKPAVPFCGLHRTEEGPNRRLEGKGVTIADLAASLSHSYNTDLNSVVVDVTGLSGGFDMSLRWTNDTDAQPVTGLSADPSLPTALREQLGLKLERSKGEVEVLVIDHIDRPEAN
- a CDS encoding ABC transporter ATP-binding protein, whose product is MALLSVENLNIRFGNSTAVDGISFSINEGEVLGLVGESGSGKSVTSLAILRLLAPSAAMTGTIHFDGHNLLELSEKQMRARRGRDISMIFQEPMTALNPAMTIGEQIAEAVRVHHPKLNKAEVKDRVLESLNNVALPDPTRRSKDYPHQFSGGQRQRIMIAMAVVNQPRLLIADEPTTALDVTVQAQILRLLRDLREQHGLSMLFISHDLAVTAQTADRVAVMRHGHILETNTAAELFRAPQDDYTRALLAAVPTMHTDRTRPLATL
- a CDS encoding acyltransferase family protein; its protein translation is MSHSHARIQPKQHFEILDGLRGVAAMMVVLFHICETWNGGDHAKQIINHGYLAVDFFFMLSGFVIAYAYDSRWNPTNGQPGMTLWDFFKRRVIRLQPMLIMGNVLGALLFYFSASPKIFPIVATTSVSRLILIALIGCTVIPIPISMDIRGWQEMHPLAGTAWSLFFEYIANIAYALGLRKVSNRVLMVLAVLSAALLTHYLVTTPRGDITGGWSVNAMELKIGFLRLAFPFLAGMLLQRMHKRIHVRNAFLWCSLLLVVTFILPRFGTTASLWMNGLYEAMVIIFVFPIVVAMGAGEQISGRTATHLCRFSGAISYPLYITHYSLIYIYTAKVYDGKLTPMQGVTWGAALFVTAVAIAYACLKLVDEPVRRWLNRRFLVTGTTSL
- a CDS encoding metallophosphoesterase family protein; translated protein: MRALVLSDIHGNLEALNAVLEDAGSWDALWNLGDVVGYGASPNEVVDQMSRRATQNVRGNHDKVASGIESAETFNPSAREAVEWTREHLSSESIEWLKVLPHGPIKADNADVSLAHGSPVHEDIYILNIRDAWQPLQVMQQQVTFFGHTHIQGGFGWQDGHWFTVTPKYLRGSGPCCWTMSMDEGRRYLLNPGSVGQPRDLDPRAAYAIYDSNAKTITFHRVPYDIDLAQGRILLAGLPERLAKRLRIGR